Proteins encoded in a region of the Haloglomus salinum genome:
- a CDS encoding DUF6517 family protein gives MTEDPDHRRTMQASGTAPFVGHAADRPRAERARSLETPDRHGPLRTGRFVVEIGGTEVAGFRTVDLPARSTGLVESREGTDGDQQRQLSGRTEYEDLEMERGMRKGDSTLDDWRTAVDQGKMEEAGKEVVVSVQDETGASVLTWRFTNARPLAYDPPTLDATASGGGGIAAESVTVDFEGVERIADSGPVQQQQGREDSGVFRYVRTANGGRIENGAVVTTASDVAIDGVTLDWLDASATADAQHVGLLVPEGARSGGSASALWLLRGSDFDEGAGRTVSSGAAGRLYWVPGGAFFHDRAWRAGSGESESSGAESSPEWSVPGWPTGDPSSVQVLVDTGGQSLEDAFGMAAGGAAAQSAGVQSAAAGDTVDPASTVFAVVGPATAPFESPSLQVSGSGPGQVADLLDAGRPAPLAGATFGLATFSTPDASIAGQSVNPLVGMETTALLEHETARQVLGQAGITDIETVEWLDGPRSTGADASTSVQMLGTGTTVESYEGVVSGQNGPWAVAVHVARITDDSHVIAAGAHRQPLGTESGLSGAGSWQRVVTRGRRFTAETASRLEYL, from the coding sequence ATGACCGAGGACCCAGACCACCGTCGGACGATGCAGGCGTCCGGAACCGCACCATTCGTCGGCCACGCCGCGGACAGGCCACGGGCAGAGCGGGCCCGGTCACTCGAAACGCCGGACAGGCACGGACCCCTCCGGACCGGCCGGTTCGTGGTCGAGATCGGCGGCACCGAGGTAGCCGGCTTCCGGACCGTCGACCTCCCGGCACGCTCCACCGGGCTGGTGGAGTCCCGGGAGGGCACTGACGGTGACCAGCAGCGCCAGCTCTCGGGACGGACGGAGTACGAGGACCTGGAGATGGAGCGGGGGATGCGGAAGGGCGACAGCACGCTGGACGACTGGCGCACGGCCGTCGACCAGGGCAAGATGGAGGAGGCGGGGAAGGAGGTCGTCGTCTCCGTGCAGGACGAGACCGGGGCATCGGTACTCACGTGGCGGTTCACGAACGCCCGGCCGCTCGCCTACGACCCCCCGACGCTCGACGCGACCGCCAGCGGCGGCGGGGGGATCGCCGCGGAGTCGGTCACCGTCGATTTCGAGGGCGTCGAGCGCATCGCCGACAGCGGCCCGGTCCAGCAACAGCAGGGACGGGAGGATTCGGGCGTGTTCCGGTACGTCCGGACAGCGAACGGCGGCCGGATCGAGAACGGCGCGGTCGTCACCACGGCCAGCGATGTCGCCATCGACGGCGTGACGCTCGACTGGCTCGACGCGTCCGCGACGGCCGACGCCCAGCACGTCGGCCTGCTCGTGCCGGAGGGAGCCCGAAGCGGCGGTAGCGCGAGCGCCCTGTGGCTCCTCCGGGGGAGCGATTTCGACGAAGGGGCCGGCCGCACCGTCAGCTCGGGCGCCGCGGGGCGCCTGTACTGGGTGCCCGGCGGGGCGTTCTTCCACGACCGGGCCTGGCGGGCTGGCAGCGGGGAGTCCGAGTCGTCGGGGGCCGAGTCGTCACCCGAGTGGTCGGTGCCGGGGTGGCCGACGGGCGACCCGTCGTCGGTTCAGGTGCTCGTGGATACCGGCGGGCAGTCCCTGGAGGACGCGTTCGGGATGGCCGCGGGGGGCGCCGCGGCCCAGAGTGCGGGCGTGCAGTCGGCCGCGGCGGGCGACACCGTCGACCCGGCATCGACCGTGTTCGCGGTTGTCGGTCCGGCGACGGCCCCGTTCGAGTCGCCGTCGCTGCAGGTGAGCGGCTCCGGCCCGGGGCAGGTCGCCGACCTGCTCGATGCGGGCCGCCCCGCGCCGCTGGCCGGCGCGACGTTCGGGCTGGCGACCTTCTCGACACCGGACGCCTCCATCGCCGGGCAGTCGGTCAACCCCCTGGTCGGGATGGAGACGACGGCGTTGCTGGAACACGAGACCGCCAGGCAGGTGCTCGGGCAGGCCGGCATCACCGACATCGAGACGGTCGAGTGGCTCGACGGCCCGCGGTCGACGGGCGCCGACGCCAGCACCTCGGTCCAGATGCTCGGAACGGGAACGACGGTCGAGAGCTACGAGGGCGTCGTGAGCGGGCAGAACGGCCCCTGGGCCGTCGCCGTTCACGTCGCCCGCATCACCGACGACTCGCACGTCATCGCGGCCGGCGCGCATCGCCAGCCGCTCGGGACGGAATCGGGGCTTTCGGGAGCGGGAAGCTGGCAGCGGGTCGTCACCCGGGGGCGACGCTTCACGGCAGAGACAGCCAGCCGACTGGAGTATCTCTAG
- a CDS encoding undecaprenyl-diphosphate phosphatase: protein MREALRLAVVIGVIQGVFEWLPISSEGNVALYLTVIEGLPEGASVQYALFLHAGTALAAAVYYREEVGTVLRTLPGWGPGMAFADRDHADLTFLVVATISSALVGIVAYLALDAVVNAVAGGAFVALIGVLLVGTGVVQWTATRSDDTTQADGGTATGGNIAPGGLDTAFGERAIANVPDALLVGVLQGLAILPGVSRSGTTVSALLLRGFEEEIAFRLSFLLSIPAALGAAVLVLLDTGLPTIGPAPAALALGTSAVVGYATIGGLMGIVRRVAFWVVCVLLGILAVVGGLFTSGLLTGPLLG, encoded by the coding sequence ATGCGAGAAGCACTTCGTCTGGCCGTCGTCATCGGCGTCATCCAGGGGGTCTTCGAGTGGCTCCCGATATCCAGCGAGGGGAACGTCGCGCTCTATCTGACCGTCATCGAGGGGCTCCCGGAGGGTGCCTCCGTCCAGTACGCGCTCTTCCTGCACGCGGGGACGGCGCTCGCAGCCGCGGTCTACTACCGCGAGGAGGTCGGAACGGTCCTCCGGACGCTCCCCGGCTGGGGGCCCGGAATGGCCTTCGCCGACCGCGACCACGCCGACCTGACCTTCCTGGTCGTCGCCACCATCTCCTCGGCACTCGTCGGCATCGTCGCCTACCTCGCACTGGACGCCGTCGTGAACGCCGTGGCCGGCGGCGCGTTCGTCGCCCTCATCGGCGTCCTGCTCGTCGGCACCGGCGTGGTCCAGTGGACCGCGACGCGTAGCGACGACACGACACAGGCCGACGGTGGCACGGCCACGGGCGGCAACATCGCGCCGGGCGGTCTCGACACCGCGTTCGGCGAGCGCGCCATCGCGAACGTTCCGGATGCTCTGCTCGTCGGCGTCCTCCAGGGCCTCGCCATCCTGCCCGGCGTCTCACGGTCGGGCACCACCGTCTCGGCGCTCCTCCTGCGTGGCTTCGAGGAGGAGATCGCCTTCCGGCTCTCCTTCCTGCTCTCCATTCCGGCCGCGCTGGGTGCGGCCGTTCTCGTGCTGCTGGATACGGGGCTCCCGACCATCGGTCCGGCCCCTGCCGCGCTCGCACTCGGGACGAGCGCCGTCGTCGGCTACGCCACCATCGGCGGGCTCATGGGTATCGTCCGCCGTGTCGCGTTCTGGGTGGTGTGTGTCCTGCTGGGCATCCTCGCCGTCGTCGGTGGCCTGTTCACCAGCGGTCTGCTGACGGGGCCGCTCCTCGGCTGA
- a CDS encoding tRNA pseudouridine(54/55) synthase Pus10, which produces MDVLAVARRAAASGPVCDACLGRLVADRSFGLRNEERGRALRTTIALQDDEPYESPDVADCWVCEGLCGEFDALAERVVAELEGVEFDTYQLGSRVPPLLEENEQLLREEVGLDPVDAAHGEDLRKELNREVGRRVGARTETEVDFQRPEVQVTLDVAVGDETTVEVDINSLAIYGRYRKLKRMVPQTEWPCSACGGSGRQHGVGPCPECDGTGYRYRTSVEQEVAPVLVEAHRGREGVFHGAGREDVDALMVGTGRPFVLEVENPHRRRTDLAELEREINEASEDIEVVGLRYATHEMVERVKELEATKTYRMVVAFDESVAEADLQAALDELRGATVEQRTPNRVDHRRADLVRTRTVHDISGSMTDDEHATLVVHGDGGLYVKELVSSDEGRTEPSVAGLLGVDAEVTALDVMAVTGVEEPFEDPDFFLDEDAVNGAGGRDPEAWTEGISEGRASSVVTERASTEDAIAPVEPGAEEDPSE; this is translated from the coding sequence GTGGACGTGCTGGCGGTCGCCCGCCGCGCGGCGGCCTCGGGGCCGGTGTGTGACGCCTGTCTCGGGCGGCTGGTGGCCGACCGGAGCTTCGGGCTGCGCAACGAGGAGCGTGGGCGGGCGCTCCGGACGACCATCGCCCTGCAAGACGACGAGCCGTACGAGTCGCCCGACGTGGCCGACTGCTGGGTCTGCGAGGGGCTCTGCGGCGAGTTCGACGCGCTGGCCGAGCGTGTCGTGGCGGAACTGGAGGGTGTCGAGTTCGACACCTACCAGCTCGGCAGCCGGGTGCCGCCGCTGCTGGAGGAGAACGAGCAGCTGCTCCGCGAGGAAGTGGGGCTCGACCCCGTCGACGCCGCACACGGCGAGGACCTGCGCAAGGAGCTGAATCGGGAGGTCGGCCGGCGGGTCGGTGCGAGAACCGAGACGGAGGTCGACTTCCAGCGCCCGGAGGTGCAGGTGACGCTGGACGTGGCCGTCGGCGACGAGACCACGGTCGAGGTCGACATCAACTCGCTCGCCATCTACGGGCGCTACCGCAAACTGAAGCGGATGGTCCCGCAGACGGAGTGGCCCTGCTCGGCCTGTGGCGGCTCGGGCCGGCAGCACGGCGTCGGCCCCTGCCCCGAGTGCGACGGGACGGGCTACCGCTACCGCACCAGCGTCGAGCAGGAGGTCGCCCCCGTCCTCGTGGAGGCCCACCGGGGCCGCGAGGGCGTCTTCCACGGCGCCGGCCGCGAGGACGTGGACGCGCTGATGGTCGGCACGGGCCGGCCGTTCGTGCTGGAGGTCGAGAACCCGCACCGACGCCGGACGGACCTCGCCGAACTGGAACGCGAGATAAACGAGGCGTCCGAGGACATCGAGGTCGTCGGCCTGCGCTACGCGACCCACGAGATGGTCGAGCGGGTGAAGGAACTGGAGGCGACGAAGACCTACCGGATGGTCGTCGCGTTCGACGAGTCCGTCGCCGAGGCCGACCTGCAGGCCGCGCTCGACGAGCTGCGGGGCGCGACCGTCGAGCAGCGGACCCCCAACCGCGTCGACCACCGACGGGCCGACCTCGTGCGGACCCGCACGGTCCACGATATCTCCGGGTCGATGACCGACGACGAACACGCAACCCTCGTCGTCCACGGCGACGGCGGCCTCTACGTGAAGGAACTCGTCAGCAGCGACGAGGGGCGCACGGAGCCGTCGGTGGCCGGACTGCTCGGCGTCGACGCGGAGGTCACCGCGCTGGACGTGATGGCCGTCACGGGTGTCGAGGAGCCGTTCGAGGACCCGGACTTCTTCCTCGACGAGGACGCCGTGAACGGAGCCGGCGGGCGTGACCCGGAGGCCTGGACCGAGGGCATCTCCGAGGGCCGTGCCTCGTCGGTCGTGACCGAGCGCGCCAGCACCGAAGACGCCATCGCGCCGGTCGAGCCCGGTGCTGAGGAGGACCCGTCCGAGTGA
- the rnhB gene encoding ribonuclease HII: MRFGVDEAGKGPVLGSMFAAAVRAPAVAIPAGVDDSKRLRPEQREELAATLRDDDRVGVGVAEVPVGRIDGDEDMNTLTVAAQAEALAQVARDGDGGICDGGDTDADRFARRVRDRLTADVEVRAEHGADETYALVAAASVIAKVERDAHVAALADRYTSMGFGDLGSGYPSDPKTREFLQAFLEREGRLPDCARRSWGTCDDLLAAREQAALEDF, encoded by the coding sequence ATGCGCTTCGGGGTGGACGAGGCCGGCAAGGGGCCAGTACTGGGCTCGATGTTCGCCGCCGCCGTCCGGGCGCCGGCGGTCGCGATTCCGGCCGGGGTCGACGACTCGAAACGGCTCCGCCCGGAGCAGCGCGAGGAGCTCGCGGCCACGCTCCGGGACGACGACCGCGTCGGTGTGGGGGTCGCGGAGGTCCCGGTCGGACGCATCGACGGGGACGAGGACATGAACACGCTGACCGTCGCCGCGCAGGCCGAGGCGCTCGCGCAGGTCGCGCGCGACGGCGACGGGGGCATCTGCGACGGCGGTGACACGGACGCCGACCGCTTCGCGCGTCGGGTCCGCGACCGCCTCACCGCCGACGTGGAGGTCCGGGCCGAACACGGGGCCGACGAGACGTACGCGCTCGTGGCCGCGGCATCCGTCATCGCGAAGGTCGAACGCGACGCCCACGTCGCGGCGCTCGCGGACCGCTACACGTCCATGGGCTTCGGGGACCTCGGCTCGGGCTACCCCTCGGACCCCAAGACCCGCGAGTTCCTGCAGGCGTTCCTGGAACGGGAGGGTCGTCTCCCGGACTGCGCCCGTCGTTCGTGGGGGACCTGTGATGACCTGCTGGCGGCTCGCGAACAGGCGGCGCTCGAGGATTTCTGA
- a CDS encoding sugar phosphate nucleotidyltransferase, which yields MSLDTAVVLAGGEGRRLRPLTKNRPKPMLPAGNRPILEHVLDTLVDAGIGRIVLVVGYKRDRVQEHFGPSYRDVPIEYAVQEKELGSGHALLQAREYVDESMLVLNGDRVIDSGIVTDVADMFADRAEPTLAVMEHPEAHAFGAVRLDGDRVEELVEKPLAGEYRLINAGVYAFTPDIFDGLAETPKREGELDLTAAITRRIDAGRPVWGVRTDGLWADATFPWDLLSITRSVLHTDRVTEPESDETLHVAPSAIVHPDATLRAPLVVGPDCEVGPNAVVGPDSALGRNVTVGANATVERSVLDADTRVGPGSTLVECVTGEDVNLGANTTVPGGPADVALDDRVYRDQQLGAVFADRVDARGGVTAEPGSLVGPNATLGTGVHVRGRIDEDSEVVR from the coding sequence ATGAGCCTCGATACGGCCGTCGTTCTCGCGGGGGGTGAGGGCCGCCGCCTCCGGCCGCTCACGAAGAACCGGCCCAAACCCATGTTGCCGGCGGGCAACCGGCCCATCCTCGAACACGTCCTCGATACGCTCGTCGACGCCGGCATCGGACGCATCGTCCTCGTCGTCGGCTACAAGCGCGACCGCGTACAAGAGCACTTCGGGCCCTCGTACCGTGACGTACCCATCGAGTACGCCGTCCAGGAGAAGGAACTGGGGAGCGGCCACGCCCTGCTACAGGCCCGTGAGTACGTCGACGAGTCGATGCTCGTGCTCAACGGCGACCGGGTCATCGATTCGGGAATCGTGACCGACGTGGCCGACATGTTCGCCGACCGGGCGGAGCCGACGCTGGCGGTGATGGAGCACCCCGAGGCTCATGCCTTCGGAGCGGTCCGACTCGACGGCGACCGCGTCGAGGAACTCGTCGAGAAGCCGCTGGCCGGAGAGTACCGCCTCATCAACGCCGGCGTGTACGCGTTCACGCCCGACATCTTCGACGGGCTCGCGGAGACGCCCAAGCGCGAGGGCGAACTCGACCTGACGGCGGCCATCACGCGACGGATCGACGCGGGGCGTCCGGTCTGGGGCGTCCGCACGGACGGGCTCTGGGCCGATGCCACGTTCCCGTGGGACCTCCTCTCCATCACGCGGAGCGTCCTCCACACCGACCGCGTCACCGAGCCCGAGTCCGACGAGACGCTCCACGTCGCACCGTCGGCCATCGTGCACCCGGACGCGACGCTGCGGGCACCGCTCGTGGTCGGCCCGGACTGCGAGGTCGGCCCGAACGCGGTCGTCGGGCCGGATAGCGCCCTTGGCCGGAACGTCACCGTCGGAGCGAACGCGACGGTCGAGCGCTCGGTCCTCGACGCCGACACCCGCGTCGGCCCGGGGTCGACCCTCGTCGAGTGTGTCACCGGCGAGGACGTGAACCTCGGGGCGAACACCACGGTGCCGGGCGGGCCGGCGGACGTGGCGCTCGACGACCGCGTCTACCGTGACCAGCAACTCGGCGCCGTCTTCGCCGACCGCGTCGATGCCCGCGGCGGCGTCACGGCGGAACCGGGCTCGCTGGTCGGGCCGAACGCCACGCTCGGCACCGGCGTCCATGTCCGGGGCCGCATCGACGAGGACAGCGAGGTGGTCCGCTGA
- the glmS gene encoding glutamine--fructose-6-phosphate transaminase (isomerizing), translating to MCGIIACVGCGDDTLGTLVHGLSKLEYRGYDSAGVALTGPGDETVEVVKREGELDALTRVLNTAEADGTSPTGTVGMGHTRWSTHGPPSDANAHPHTDCTGRVAVVHNGIIENYQELRDELAATGHEFRSETDTEVIPHLIEELLAGPEYDHADPEPAIREAMTRLEGSFAVVVSVAGVETLFASRQDNPLVLGASPRDAGSASGERSEPRAGATYLASDVPAFREFTDQVVYLENGEFARIDADGWTVTDTTGNLVEKTVETVEWDPEDTGKSGYDHFMLKEIYEQPRALRQCLQGRVDEMGGRVTLDVDIDPDRVQFVACGTSYHAALYGAELFRQAGVPAQCYLASEYATSPPPIDDALVVGVTQSGETADTLSALREARSRGARTLACTNTVGSTAARECDETLYIRSGPEIGVAATKTFASQQTALNMLALSLARRNGRGGDIRESLSALRDLPGDVQAVLDESSAEAVAEEFVDAPSYFFIGRGVHYPVALEGALKLKEISYKHAEGFASGELKHGPLALVTGETPVFAVVTGDGPLATKTIGNVKEVESRDAPVVAVTDGRSDVGRYADHVLEIPEAPPRTAAVLANVQLQLVAYHVADFLGRPIDKPRNLAKSVTVE from the coding sequence ATGTGTGGGATCATCGCGTGTGTCGGCTGTGGCGACGACACGCTCGGCACGCTCGTCCACGGGCTCTCGAAGCTCGAGTACCGGGGTTACGACTCCGCCGGCGTCGCGCTCACCGGCCCCGGCGACGAGACGGTCGAGGTCGTCAAGCGGGAGGGCGAACTCGACGCGCTGACGCGGGTGCTGAACACGGCCGAGGCCGACGGCACCAGCCCGACCGGGACCGTTGGCATGGGCCACACCCGCTGGTCGACACACGGCCCGCCCTCGGACGCGAATGCACACCCGCACACCGACTGCACCGGACGGGTCGCGGTGGTCCACAACGGCATCATCGAGAACTACCAGGAACTCCGCGACGAACTCGCCGCGACCGGGCATGAGTTCCGGTCGGAGACGGACACGGAGGTCATCCCGCACCTCATCGAGGAGTTGCTGGCAGGCCCGGAGTACGACCACGCGGACCCCGAACCGGCCATCCGCGAGGCGATGACGCGCCTGGAGGGGAGCTTCGCGGTCGTCGTCTCGGTCGCGGGCGTGGAGACGCTGTTCGCCTCCCGCCAGGACAACCCGCTCGTGCTGGGGGCGTCGCCACGCGACGCCGGATCGGCGAGTGGTGAGCGCAGCGAGCCGCGAGCCGGCGCGACCTACCTCGCCAGCGACGTGCCCGCGTTCCGCGAGTTCACCGACCAGGTGGTCTACCTCGAGAACGGCGAGTTCGCCCGCATCGACGCCGACGGCTGGACGGTCACCGATACCACCGGGAACCTGGTCGAGAAGACCGTCGAGACGGTCGAGTGGGACCCCGAGGACACCGGCAAGTCCGGCTACGACCACTTCATGCTCAAGGAGATCTACGAGCAGCCCCGCGCCCTGCGCCAGTGTCTCCAGGGCCGCGTCGACGAGATGGGCGGCCGCGTCACGCTCGATGTCGACATCGACCCCGACCGCGTCCAGTTCGTCGCCTGCGGCACCTCGTATCACGCCGCACTCTACGGCGCCGAGCTGTTCCGGCAGGCCGGCGTGCCCGCCCAGTGCTACCTCGCCAGCGAGTACGCCACCTCGCCGCCGCCCATCGACGACGCCCTGGTGGTCGGCGTCACGCAGTCCGGCGAGACGGCCGACACGCTGAGTGCGCTCCGCGAGGCCCGCTCCCGGGGCGCCCGCACGCTCGCGTGTACGAACACGGTCGGCTCCACCGCGGCACGGGAGTGCGACGAGACGCTGTACATCCGCTCGGGCCCGGAGATCGGCGTCGCCGCGACGAAGACCTTCGCCTCCCAGCAGACCGCGCTCAACATGCTCGCGCTCTCGCTCGCCCGACGGAACGGCCGGGGCGGCGACATCCGCGAGTCGCTCTCGGCGCTCCGTGACCTCCCGGGTGACGTGCAGGCGGTCCTCGACGAATCCAGCGCCGAGGCTGTCGCCGAGGAGTTCGTCGACGCACCCTCGTACTTCTTCATCGGCCGGGGCGTCCACTACCCGGTCGCGCTGGAGGGCGCCCTGAAGCTGAAGGAGATCTCCTACAAGCACGCCGAGGGGTTCGCCTCGGGCGAGCTGAAGCACGGCCCGCTCGCGCTCGTCACTGGGGAGACGCCCGTCTTCGCGGTCGTCACCGGCGACGGCCCGCTCGCGACCAAGACCATCGGGAACGTCAAGGAGGTCGAGTCGCGCGACGCGCCCGTCGTCGCCGTGACGGACGGGCGCAGTGACGTGGGGAGATACGCCGACCACGTCCTGGAGATTCCGGAGGCACCGCCCCGCACCGCGGCCGTGCTGGCGAACGTCCAGCTGCAGCTCGTGGCCTACCACGTGGCCGACTTTCTCGGGCGGCCGATAGACAAGCCCCGCAACCTCGCGAAGAGCGTGACCGTGGAGTGA
- a CDS encoding DUF7342 family protein has translation MDEEAPGVEAWKEQTSAFDRVRSVAGSVSGPQPVSYIATEAHVAENTARDHLERLVDMNVLMKRDIEGTAMYEPDPLHTRVQTLRDLLDEYDHDELLQLKAELQDQVETWRRDYGVESPEALRRRAAESDGAAETREIRETANDWALLLYRLDIVEQAIENYTAYSRDSPAPA, from the coding sequence ATGGACGAGGAGGCTCCCGGCGTCGAGGCGTGGAAGGAGCAGACGAGTGCCTTCGACAGAGTGCGGTCGGTCGCCGGATCGGTCTCGGGGCCGCAACCGGTGTCGTATATCGCCACCGAGGCCCACGTCGCGGAGAACACCGCCCGCGACCACCTCGAGCGTCTCGTCGACATGAACGTCCTCATGAAACGCGACATCGAGGGGACGGCGATGTACGAGCCCGATCCCCTCCACACGCGGGTTCAGACCCTCCGTGACCTCCTCGACGAGTACGATCACGACGAGCTCCTCCAGTTGAAGGCCGAGTTGCAGGATCAGGTGGAGACCTGGCGCCGTGACTACGGTGTCGAGTCCCCGGAAGCCCTCCGACGCCGGGCTGCCGAGAGCGACGGTGCTGCAGAGACACGGGAGATCCGAGAAACTGCGAACGACTGGGCACTCCTGCTGTACCGGCTCGATATCGTCGAGCAGGCGATAGAGAACTACACGGCGTACAGTCGAGACTCGCCCGCACCGGCCTAG
- a CDS encoding NAD-dependent epimerase/dehydratase family protein, translated as MRILVTGGCGYIGSVLLPLLRKDDRVDHVRVLDSLESGSPRALRGQLGGDDLSFKRGDVREYGDVEGAVRDVDTVVHLAAITGAASTHDRRDETFAVNYDGTENVLRAAGKLGVENVVFASSCNVYGRAPSQAMDETTDPDPINPYAETKLQSEDLLREYCEDHGMDGTALRMATVYGDAPGVRFNLVVNYFVFRALTDRALTVYGDGSNWRPFVHVRDSARAYASAALDPGSWDQLVYNVGSNDANYQISDIAELVRKEVGPVDVTYLEDEHPGPSYNVSFDRLAETGFETEWTLREGVRDIADAFRGGE; from the coding sequence ATGCGCATTCTCGTCACGGGCGGCTGTGGCTACATCGGCAGCGTCCTCCTCCCCCTGCTCCGGAAGGACGACCGCGTCGACCACGTCCGCGTCCTCGACTCGCTCGAATCCGGCTCACCGCGAGCGCTCCGCGGGCAGCTGGGCGGCGACGACCTCTCGTTCAAACGCGGTGACGTCCGCGAATACGGCGACGTCGAGGGCGCCGTCCGCGACGTGGACACCGTCGTCCACCTCGCGGCCATCACCGGCGCCGCCTCGACCCACGACCGTCGGGACGAGACGTTCGCGGTCAACTACGACGGCACCGAGAACGTCCTCCGCGCCGCGGGGAAGCTCGGCGTCGAGAACGTCGTCTTCGCCTCCTCGTGCAACGTCTACGGCAGGGCGCCCAGCCAGGCGATGGACGAGACGACCGACCCCGACCCTATCAACCCGTACGCGGAGACGAAACTCCAGAGCGAGGACCTCCTGCGGGAGTACTGCGAGGACCACGGGATGGACGGGACCGCGTTGCGCATGGCGACGGTGTACGGCGACGCGCCGGGAGTCCGGTTCAACCTCGTGGTCAACTACTTCGTCTTCCGGGCGCTGACCGACCGGGCGCTGACAGTGTACGGCGACGGTTCGAACTGGCGCCCGTTCGTCCACGTGAGGGATTCGGCCCGGGCGTACGCGAGCGCCGCGCTCGACCCCGGGAGCTGGGACCAGCTGGTCTACAACGTCGGCTCGAACGACGCGAACTACCAGATCAGCGATATCGCCGAGCTCGTCCGCAAGGAGGTCGGCCCCGTCGACGTGACCTACCTCGAGGACGAGCATCCTGGGCCGTCGTACAACGTGAGCTTCGACCGGCTCGCCGAGACCGGCTTCGAGACCGAGTGGACGCTCCGCGAGGGCGTGCGGGACATCGCCGACGCGTTCCGCGGCGGGGAGTGA
- a CDS encoding type IV pilin: MQGSEGAVARVERAVSPVIGVVLMVAIVVVLAATMGVFAMGFGDDPATRQPNIDFTFEFHDDAGANGQDALDIIHDGGETVEVADGNDALTLATGDLYIVADYPYEDDTFTGGGSGFECGSPSGDQYECSFNFDDDADSFGLDDEEMSAGERFRIYGTEGSTEFHKATVRIVYKPEGSDRSYILTTWEGPEAGN; the protein is encoded by the coding sequence ATGCAGGGGTCGGAGGGGGCGGTAGCGAGGGTCGAGCGGGCTGTCTCACCAGTCATCGGTGTCGTCCTGATGGTCGCCATCGTGGTCGTCCTGGCCGCGACGATGGGGGTGTTCGCGATGGGTTTCGGCGACGACCCGGCGACCCGGCAGCCGAACATCGACTTCACCTTCGAGTTCCACGACGATGCCGGTGCCAATGGCCAGGATGCGCTCGACATCATCCACGACGGCGGTGAGACCGTCGAGGTGGCCGACGGGAACGACGCGTTGACGCTGGCCACCGGTGACCTCTACATCGTCGCGGATTACCCCTACGAGGACGACACGTTCACAGGGGGTGGCTCCGGCTTCGAGTGTGGGTCGCCCTCCGGCGACCAGTACGAGTGTAGCTTCAACTTCGACGACGACGCCGACTCGTTCGGTCTCGACGACGAGGAGATGTCGGCCGGCGAACGGTTCCGCATCTACGGGACGGAGGGCTCCACCGAGTTCCACAAAGCGACCGTCCGTATCGTCTACAAGCCCGAGGGGAGCGACCGGAGCTACATCCTCACGACGTGGGAAGGGCCCGAAGCGGGCAACTGA